Genomic window (Culex pipiens pallens isolate TS chromosome 3, TS_CPP_V2, whole genome shotgun sequence):
gtttttgaaacagagattttttaaactgctcaaaatatacattcaaaagtttttaaagaactgttttgtttttggatttAAACATTCTATTTAATAGTACTTTTCAGAAGATGTAGCTGTTTTCAATAAAGAATAATTCTATTTTAActctaaaaaaatggtttagaaAATTCTTAActgctttaatttttgaacatttttgatccatgcctttgttgctgagatacaggcaacgaaaaatatttaaaagagtgTATTTTGTGTGACTATTTGAGAGAAAAATCTtgatctttaaatttaaaaaaaaatcctgatttgaattttatgcaaaactaatattttagcaAAGAAAGGTCGAATTGACAATATCCAAATTCTAAAACATAAgatccttgtagataaaaggaaaacGCTAGTGGTTGGTACCAGCAATGGTTGCCGACAGctgtaaagtcaacttcgttcaaACATAAGatatttttactaacatttcgaatgttttaAATACCAATGAGAAAAGAACATATTGAGAACATTAAAGAGGCTTTagtcaatttttatataaactaaaaatattttcccggtttctcagtcgaattcccgagtttttcccggttttctcccggtttataaaaatcccggttttttcccggttttcccggttATTTCCCGTGGTGGTCACCCTGCTTATTTGGTGAGGCTAAGAAAAAACTATTCTTTCTCATTTATCATCTTGAAGTTTAATCAACTTAGtttgaaaaaggaaaattgtgggtattttcagagcattttttttttcattatttttgcaTGGCTTATTTACCCTCATAAAAtaaacttcaataaaaaaacttatatcATTTTCGCTAGCAAATTGGAATTGTTCGCTTTCTCCATGACACTACAACCTTTCGagaatttttcatcatttaaattttttttccgaatatatctaattttgttaaattttattattgtcTTTTAAGGtacttttgataatatttttgatcaaaataatgatacctacacagaaaaaaaataaaattatggtgATATTTATCAGGAAATGATGCCAATGTATAATATTgcatcaggaactggtgaatagtgaattttcatcaggttcacatttttaaacatttttctttgTAGTATTACTCAAGGAAGGTTGAAAacttggttggttgaatattacctctattcaaccaaccaagttttcaaccttccaaaattcaactttttttttctgtgtacgaatcataaaaaatataaataaaacaacCCCTAAATCTGCAAAGAACAAGCGCTAAGAATGTATTgttaatggttttaatcgaAACCGTTCTTTATCaagctttttaaaattaaaataaatctagCCAAACCGAAAATGacgatattattttaaaagggaGGTTTACAAATGGTAGAATTTTATTATATGTCTAGATcagtgaaaaacaaaatttaatgcattttttaatatttgcttgCTAAAAGAGAtcttgtatgaaaattaaaaatcaattttctttttttaaagcaaatttcagATAATTAGAAATCCTTATCCTATCAAGTTATtattaaaattacatttcctaGCATTAAATTGTTTTAGTAGAGCTTTAAAATATTAGAATAGGAATATTAAAAGTGAATAGAAgatgaaaaactttaaaatcttaTAAACTTATCTTTTTTTGAGTTAAcagaaataaaattgtaattctTTTCTCCTTTCCTCACGTTCCACAGATTCCCCGCCATGCACGATGGCATCACGGCACGGCACGGTGCCTCGGTGGTCAGCGCCGATAACGCCACTTCAAACGGGGCCGTTATCACCAACGGAGGCATCAGTCGTACCATTCAGTTCTTCCCCCATCAGCAGCACGGTAGCAGTGGCAGCAGTTCGCCTTCTCCGCCGTGCTCCACAAACTCATCCCCGGCCAAGCGGTGCCCTTCTAAGCCGGCTTCCCCGTCACACCACGCGCCCTGTAACGGCGAGTTCAAACTTTGCAGCTACGACGACAAGGAAGACGGCGCCGGCTCGGCCACGACGACCAGCAGCGGAACGTCCCCGGCGGAGGTGTTTGGAGTGTTGGGATTCTGGCTGAAGCTGCGGCACGACCTCAAGTCCCTGCCCTGGGAGCAGCTGAAGGCGGTCAAGATGAAGAACGCGCGCGCCGCTCCCGGATGTGCCTACATTCCGACCGAGGTGGGTATTTTTTCTTACTTGATTGACAAGGTCTTGACTTTCGCTGGGTTTGTTGTGCCCAGGTGTTCTTGAAACGAGGTGGCACGCTGCTGATAACGCGATGAGTGTTTGCGAGCCCTGTTTGAGGGTTTTAAGATTCGTGGGAACATTTGAGGTTGTGCTGCACCGATGAACTCTTATCACTCTTTGTTCAAATGGTTTCACACTTTGGAGTGCTGTCACTGGGTGATAAATTTAGATCATATTAATCTTGTCGAATATAATCTGTACAGTAGAAGCTGAAagttaattgaaattttaaaataaataaatttatgattttttatttttaggtcgAACACATCGCCAACGTGCTCACGCACGGCTTCTGGGTGCTTCCATCGGCGTACGGCGGAGTTAATCTTTTCTTGCGCAGTTACACCTCGGCTCAACTGCTGGCGGCGATCATCTACGGCGTCGCCCTCTCGATGCTGTTCTTCGTGTCAACGTTCTTCCACTGTGTGTTCTACTGCAACCGGAATCGCCCGCTGAAGGACGTTCTCCACCGGTGCGATCGGGCCATGATTTACATCTTTATCGCTGGCAGTTACTATCCGTGGCTGAGTTTGGGCCACACGACCCACCCGCAGATTGTGTCCGTCATCAAGTGGTGCGTCTGGGTGCTGGCCATCATGGGCATCATTTACCAGCAGGTAGGtctcaatttcatgaacatttttGCCAAACAAATTACTGATCCTTCCAACTCTTACAGATGTTTCACGAGCGGTTCAAAAGTCTGGAGACGTTCTTCTATCTGGTCATCGGGCTCGGCCCGTCGCTGGTCATAATCTTCTGGGGTCACGAGTTCACCGGGATGGCCGAGCTGAAGATCGGGGGCTTGCTGTACATCGTCGGGATTGTGTTTTTCAAGTGTGACGGAGTGTTTCCGTTTGCGCATGCAATCTGGCATTTATTCGTGGTTTTTGCGGCTGCCGTGCACTATTTTGCCATCCTTAACCATCTGTACCCGGTGGAGTCGACGGCCACCTAGGAAGATGCAGCGACGAAGGCACTGGTGGGCAATGTAAACTAGTGAAAACAGTGATATTACAAGTAGCAACTAAATTATGGAATGCTAGGTACCGTGAAGGCAGTTGATTTGTGTAGATTATTTTGTCAAAGTTCCGTTCTCTGTTTCAAGAGAATATGTTGTTAGAACTCAGCATAGACCCCAGGTATACAGCTCAGACTCATTCACCGTTAGGTTTTCGTTTGCATGCTAGGTTTCGTTACCGAATAGTTGTCGATCCAATTATTAGTTAAGTAGCCACCAACAGCtcgaatttattttgaatagtgACAAGAGTTTAGTTTTAAAGGTTTATTTGTGATATTGCTTATTAATTTGGAACGGATGTATTTTAAGTTTAATGTAGGTTCAAAACTAAACTAGGAATTGAGACATTCATTGAACAATCATCTTAATACTCATTTTGTAGCATACTACGCACATTCAAAATACAGTTAAAACATATACAGGCACCGATATAGTTCCCATCTATTGATACTTGCATAATAAAAGTTAACATACTCATTTACTCAAAACAGAAACAAAACTGTGCAACTAAACCACCTAGAAACTTTTATCTGaaagattcaaaatcatgttagTATCTGTCGATTAAGGAAAAAGtataacaaataaataaatatatttgatAATTGTCAAAATCAGCGGGTTACAGTTAGAACTAAACTTAACTAGCAGAAGATGCACTTATTCATGAGTTTCAATGTGTGGAATAAAATGTATATGATTTTGATTTCagcaataagattttttttttgtttgaattataACTTTTTTGGCGTTCTGTTTTTTAGGAAATGTCACATTGTTGACGAAAATTGTTTCAAACTTGGTGTTAGACTATTAATTTGTTTCATTTACgaggaaataaattaaaatacacTTATTTCAAGTATCATTTCAATATCAGTCTAGACTGGATTACTAGaagaaatgatatttttttcactgtattTTTTGGGTCTTCTTTAAATGTTCCAAAGTTTCAAGATTGCTCGATGGACTGTTCAAAATTCATATTTATTAGTTAATAAAACAGGAAATCAGTCACTCAAAATTGACTTATTTTGGTTCTCTGAactcgatttaaaaaatgaggaaTGGgcgggtttggacacaaattaaaactatttatttagatccggaataagaAAGTCACTTacgtggtcataacttgaggcagggttgtcagatattcaatgtttcttcaatgttttgttggaaaggtattttgattacctaaccaaagatgggttggatgatggattcggacgtagtttacatacatttaggtgagattcggtttcaaaaagtacacaaatgtcacttaagtggttataatacgagacagggttaccagatcttcaaaattttagacgagtttgaaaggtcttttgatcaccggacatagttttcatacagatAAATGCGATCCGCCCATAAAAATCCATCGTCCGATTCTCAACGTTGACACTTtcttatacataacttttgaactacttatcggatcttcgaGAAATTTAATAGCGCAGTATGGGAAACCagaccggatcgaatgcaatcTGTTTGATGGTGCCAAGAAAACTTCGCAAGAATTATGAGCACCAAGGTGAATACGCACACATATATaccaggaaggtgctgtgtcctatccctcgcctcgaccagaccaaaatccatgataaaactgacagaccaaatctgtcagaccaagactgtcagaccaaagagcaaaaagtaaacaatcttggtcttcgacgtaggtgcacacaaatcaagaaaagaaaatttgaaaaagaattttatttttccaattcaatgactgggtttggactgcaaaattgaatgtacgtcAGAAAATGGTTAAGcagtgcggcgtcctgtacaccgacaattaaataagcagttaaaagccttattcttccattttaattttagatcgcgttttcggtttacacctgaaaaatcttgaaattctttatacggatttgtgattcctctctttccatcattcccttgatatatacacacacacagacatttgttcagttttcgattctgagtcgattgatatacatgaaagtgggtctacaagctttctttgaaaagttcatttttagtgcaggattatagcctctaacctcagtgaggaaggcaaaatgtttacagtagtcgggcaagtacgtgtgtcaaacgagTTCTAACTAAAATCCATTTGGCCAGTTGCCGCACTTGCAGCAATttgcagggtgtgtcaagatcaGATCGaatcttctttcatatgaagagtgacaacaatgcacggagttttctaagtttttgtagaatatcccaggattgaaatcgaattttagggTCCTGAGAAGgacaaaaggtgaggcattgaatgctgcacaaaatggcgtctttaACCAATTTTGGCCCAAAGCgatgtgcgacaagatagcacgatcgaattatacactttttgaggccggatctcagatattttaataaaagtaatgtccggatcaatcatggGACCCATCGTTGGATTAGTTATCAAAAGACtattccaacgaatccaaaatattgaaaatctgactaCACTATCAGATGTCATGAGAGGACATGAGTGTATGATGTTTTGTAAACTAATCTCAAACTTGTCGTTTATGACGTTTTTGGAACACCGATACATGTGTTTagaaagtttcaaaaatgtgtatttatgttttgattttaattaattgtttgaggatttttg
Coding sequences:
- the LOC120412903 gene encoding monocyte to macrophage differentiation factor, which produces MHDGITARHGASVVSADNATSNGAVITNGGISRTIQFFPHQQHGSSGSSSPSPPCSTNSSPAKRCPSKPASPSHHAPCNGEFKLCSYDDKEDGAGSATTTSSGTSPAEVFGVLGFWLKLRHDLKSLPWEQLKAVKMKNARAAPGCAYIPTEVEHIANVLTHGFWVLPSAYGGVNLFLRSYTSAQLLAAIIYGVALSMLFFVSTFFHCVFYCNRNRPLKDVLHRCDRAMIYIFIAGSYYPWLSLGHTTHPQIVSVIKWCVWVLAIMGIIYQQMFHERFKSLETFFYLVIGLGPSLVIIFWGHEFTGMAELKIGGLLYIVGIVFFKCDGVFPFAHAIWHLFVVFAAAVHYFAILNHLYPVESTAT